Below is a genomic region from Amycolatopsis sp. 195334CR.
CGGTGAACACCTTGTTCAGCTGCGTGGCGACGTTGATCTTCGTCAGCCCCCGTGCCACGGCGGTGGCCAGGTCCTCGTCGGCCACGCCGGACGAGCCGTGCAGCACCAACGGCACCGGGACCTCCTGGTGCAGGGCGCTGATCAGGTCGAAGTCGAGTTCGGCGTCCCTGGTGAGCATCGCGTGCGAACTGCCGACGGCGACCGCCAGCGCGTTCACCCCGGTCGACTCGACGAACGCGCGCGCCTGGGCCGGATCGGTCCGCGCACCGGGCGCGTGCACCCCGTCCTTGCCGCCCACCTCACCGAGTTCGGCCTCCACCCACACCCCCTGGGCGTGGCAGTACGCCGCCACCTCCCTGGTCGCCGCCACGTTGTCCGCGTAGTCCAATGTGGACCCGTCGTACATCACCGAGCCGAAGCCGAGTTCCACCGCCTCGTGCACCAGTTCCGGCTCGTCGGCGTGGTCGAGGTGCACCGCGACCGGCACGTCCGCACCACGCGCCGCGGCCACCGCGGCGGCCCCGATCGGGGCGAGCGAGCCGTGGTAGCGCACCGCGTTCTGGCTCAGCTGCAGGATGACCGGCAGCCCGGCCCGCTCGGCGCCGTCGACGATCGCGCTGATGTGCTCCAGCAGGATGGCGTTGAACGCACCGCAGCCGGTGCCGAGTTCGGCCGCCGGCCCGACGATGTCACCCGTTGACACCAGTGGCATGGGTTTCCTCCACGGTCACGGCGCCCACTTCGCGCCGGTAGTGATCAAGATCGACGTCGCCGGCCAGCGGGCCGAGCACCGCGGCGGCGGACAACGCCACGGCGTGCCGCAGCACCGCGGGCCAGTCCTGGTGCAGGTTCAGCGCGATGCCCGCCACCGCCGCGTCCCCGGCGCCGGTGGTGTTGCCGTCCAGTGCGCGCGAGGGCCGCGCGAGCCAGGTTCCCCGCTCGGTGACGGCCAGCATTCCCTCCGCGCCTTGGGAAACGAGCACCGCGCCCGCGCCCCGCGCGCGCAGTTCGTGGGGATCGTCGGTGAGCTCACGCAGTTCGTCCGCGTTGGGCTTCACCACGTCCGGTCCCGCCTTGATGCCTTCCCGCAGTGCGTCGCCCGAGGTGTCCAGCACCACCGGCACTCCGGCCTTCCTGGCCAGGCCGATGAGCCGCGCGTAGCCGTCGGCGGGCACACCGGGTGGCAGGCTGCCGGAACAGACCAGCGCGCTCGCGTGGTCGAGCTGCCGCGCCACCTCCTCCGCCAGCTCGTTCCATTCCACTTCGGACAGCCGGGGCCCGGGTTCGTTGACCAGGGTGACCTCGCCGGGCGCCACCAGCGCCGTGGTGCGGCGGGTGACCCCGGCGATCGCGGTCAGCCGATGCGGAATGCCCGCCGCGGTCAGGTCCTCGCGGATCAGTTCGGCGTCGGTGCCGCCGACCGAGCCCAGCGCCAGCACCGGGTGGCCGAGCGCGTGCAGCACCCTGGCCACGTTGACGCCCTTGCCCCCGGCCCGTTTCCGCACCTCGGCCGGCCGGATGACGGCACCGGGTTCCAGTGCGCCGACCCGGTAGGTGACGTCCAGCGCGGGATTGGCGGTGACCGTGACGATCACTACGCGAGCACTACGGAACGGGTGAGGTTGCGGGGGTTGTCCGGGTCGAGGCCGCGGTCCGCGGCCAGCGCACCGGCCAGGCGCTGGGCCCGCACCAGATCGGCCATCGGGTCCAGGTCGTCGTCGACGAACAACGCGCCCGCCGCCCGGACCTGGTCGGCCAGTCCCTCCGGTGCGGTGCCGAACATCCAGGTCACGCGGCCCGGCTCGGCGATGCTGATCGGCCCGTGGCGGTACTCCAGCGCCGGGTAGGACTCCGCCCAGCTGACCGAGGCTTCGCGCAGTTTGAGCGCGGCTTCGGCGGCCAGGCCGACGGTCCAGCCGGTGCCCAGGAAGGTGAACTGCCCGGCCGCCCGCACGTCGGTGTCCACAGTGGTCTCCAGCACGCGCTCGGCGTCGGCGATGGCGCGGTCCAGGTTCTCGCCGAGGTGCGCGCGGAGCAGGGCCAGCGTCGCGGTGGCGAACCGGGTCTGCACCACGGAACGCTCGTCGCTGAAGGACAGGTCGACCACCGCGCCCGCGACGGCTTCGATCTCGGCGGGCACGCCGGTGAGCACCGTGGCCGGGGTGTCCAGCTGCCCGAGCAGCCGGTGGATCTCCGTGGTGGTGCCGGACCTGCTGATCGCGAGCACCTGGTCGTACCGCCTGCCGAGCGGGAACTCCGAGGCGGCGAACGCGTCGGTTTCGCCGAGCCCGGCGCGTTCCCGCAGCGCGGCGTAGGCCTGCGCGACGAACCACGAGGTCCCGCAGCCGACCACGGCCACCCGGCGGCCCGGGCGCGGCAGCAGGCCCTCCACGTCGGCGGCGAGTTCCACGGCTTGGCGCCAGTGCGCGGGCTGGCTGGCGATCTCCGCATCCATCTCTGACATGAGGATCAGCGTAGTTGCGTGTTTTTGCTCGGTCAATCGCTCTTTCACGCATCTTCGCGCATGACTAACTCGGGCTTATGCTCAACGGCATGAAGCGGACCTCTTTTGCCAGGTGGCCGTGCTCGATCGCGCGCACCATGGACCTGTTCGGTGACCAGTGGAGCCCGCTGGTGCTGCGCGAGAGCTTCTACGGCATCCGCCGCTTCGATGACTTCCAGCGGGAACTGGGCATCCCGCGCAACACCCTGGCCGACCGGCTCAAGCGGCTGGTCGACGAAGGCCTGCTGGAGAAGCGCGCCTACCAGGACGAGCCGGTCCGCTACGACTACCTGCTCACCGAGATGGGCCGCGACTTCTTCGACGTGCTCGTGGTGATGTCGCGCTGGGGCGATCGCTGGCTGTCCGGCCCGGAAGGCCCGCCGGTGCGGATGCACCACCTGGACTGCGGGCACGACACGCACGCCGAAGTGGTCTGCGCCGCCTGCGGGGAGCCGCTCGACCCCGCGCGGATCCGCATGCGCACCGGCCCCGGTTATCCCGAGGGCCTCAAGGACCGCCCGGACGTCCGGCGCCGGTTCGACGACTTGACAGGGTAAGTCCAATTACGAAACTCTGGAGCTCAGAGGGCACTTTCCCCGGAGCTGAGGAGGTCGCGCGATGGAGTGGACGGGCGCACGGTACGCGGACGCACCGACCATCGAGCAGCGGATCCGCATCGCGGCGCCACCCGAGCGCGTCTGGGAGCTGGTGTCCGACATCGAGCTGCAGCCGCGGATCAGCACCGAGCTGCAGGCCGTCGAATGGCTGGACGACGGCGCGCCGGCGATCGGCGCGCGTTTTGTCGGCCGCAACGAGCACCCGTCGTTCGGCAAGTGGGAGACCACCTCCTACGTGGTCGGGTACGAGCCGGGCCGCACGTTCGCCTGGGCGGTCTCCGATCCGGCGAAGCCGTCGGCGAGCTGGCGGTTCAGCCTGGAACCGGCCGAGGACGGCACCGAGCTGAGCCAGTGGATGCAGATGGGGCCGGGTCCGTCGGGCCTGTCGTTCGCGATCGAGCGCATGCCCGAGAAGGAGCAGAAGATCGTCTTCGTCCGCCTGCGCGAGCTGGAGAACGCCATCCTCGCCAACCTCGACGCGATCAAGAAGCTGGCCGAGGCCTGATGCGCACCGCGACGACCATCGAAGCCTCGGGTGGCCCGTGGCCGGAGGTGGTCGATTTTGTGGTGGAGGCCGAAAAGCTCGGCCTCGACGTGTGCTGGGTCGCCGAAGCCTGGGGCTCCGACGCACCCTCTCCCCTGGGTTTCCTGGCCGCGCGCACCGAACGGATGCTGCTCGGTTCGGGCATCATCCAGCTCGGCACGCGCACGCCCGCGGCGATCGCGCAGACCGCCATCACGCTGTCGAACATCTCGGGCGGGCGGTTCCTGCTCGGCCTCGGCCCGTCGGGGCCGCAGGTCATCGAAGGGCTGCACGGGGTTCCGTTCGCCCGCCCGCTGACCCGGATGCGGGAAACCGTGGAGATCGTGCGTGCCGCGTTCACCGGCGAGAAACTGCGTCATTCCGGTTCGGCTTTCGAAATCCCGCTGCCCGGTGAAGCCCGTCCCATGCGCCTTTCGGTCAAACCCGAGCATCCGATTCCCCTGTACCTCGCCACGCTTTCACCGCGCATGCTCCGGCTCACCGGGGAAATCGCGGACGGCTGGCTCGGCACCAGTTTTGTGCCGGAAGGCGCCGCGGAAGCCTATTTCCGCCACCTCGACGACGGTTTGGCCTCGGCCGGTCGCACGCGAGCCGATCTCGATGTGTGCCAAGGCGCCGAGGTCGCCTTCGCCGCCGACGAGGACGCGCTCCGGGAGATGATCGCGGGTCGTAAAATGGAGCTGGCGTTCAGCCTGGGCGGAATGGGTTCCGCCGGGAGCAATTTCTACAACGACGCCTACAGCAGGCAGGGCTGGGCCGAAGTAGCCGCGGAAGTGCGTTCGCGGTGGCTTTCCGGAGATCGGACGGGCGCGGCTTCGGTGGTCACGGATGAAATGGTGCTCGGCACCACGTTGATCGGGACCGAGGAAATGGTGCGCGAGCGGCTGGCGGTGTGGCGTGACGCCGGGGTCGACACCGTCCGGCTGTACCCGGCGGGTGACACCCTCGACGCCCGGCTCGACACGCTGGGACGGGCGTTGCAGTTGGTCGGCGACTTGGCTTGAGCGGGTCGCCGAGGCCCATCAGGCGATTCCTCCGTTGGCCCGGACGACCTGGCCGTTGATCCAGCGCGCGGGCCCGGCCAGGAACGAGACCAGTTCGGCGATGTCGGCCGGGGTGCCGAGCCGGTTCAGCGGCGGCTGCGCGGCCATCCTCGCGATGGTCTCCTCGTCCTTGCCGTCGAGGAAGAGCGCGGTCGCGGTGGGTCCGGGCGCCACGGCGTTGACGGTGATGTCCCGGCCGCGCAGTTCGCGGGCCAGGATCAGGGTGATCGCCTCGACTGCCCCCTTCGACGCCGCGTACCCGGCGTACCCCGGGAGCGCCAGCGCGAGCACGGACGTGGAGAAGTTGATGATCGCGCCACCGTCGCGCACGCGGCGGGCCGCCTGCTGGTCGACCACGAAGGTGCCGCGGATGTTGGTGTGGTGCATGCTGTCGAGCTCGGCGAGGTCGAGGTCCGCGAGCGGGGCGAGCACCATGCGGCCCGCGGCGTGAACCACCACGTCCACTCCCCCGAACTCGGCTTCCGCGCGGTCGAACACCGCCGCGACGGCCTGCTCGTCGCCGACGTCGGCCCTGGCCGCGATCGCCCGGCCACCGCCGGCGGTGATCTTCTCGACCGCCGCGTTCGCCTCGGCCTCGTTGCCCGCGTAGACGACCACCACGGCCATCCCGTCCGCGGCGAGCCGTTCGGCGGCCTCGCGGCCGATCCCGCGCGAGCCCCCGGTCACGACCGCCACCCGCTGTTCCGTCATGTCCGCCGTCCCTTCGAAGCGTTGCTAACAACTTTACGGTATCACCGCTACTTAACCGTCGCTACCCATTTTTTGATAGCGTTGATATTGTGGTCACCCCGTGGCCACAACCCTGGGTACCGTCCGGGACATGACTTCTCTCAACCGGAAGATCGTGGTCACCACCCCCACCGGGCAGGTGGGCTCCCGAGTTGTGCGGCTGCTGCTCCAGGCGGGGGTGCGCCCGACGCTGTTGCTGCGGGACGCGGGCAAGCTCGATCCGGAGACGCGGGCCGGGGTGGA
It encodes:
- a CDS encoding class II fructose-bisphosphate aldolase — encoded protein: MPLVSTGDIVGPAAELGTGCGAFNAILLEHISAIVDGAERAGLPVILQLSQNAVRYHGSLAPIGAAAVAAARGADVPVAVHLDHADEPELVHEAVELGFGSVMYDGSTLDYADNVAATREVAAYCHAQGVWVEAELGEVGGKDGVHAPGARTDPAQARAFVESTGVNALAVAVGSSHAMLTRDAELDFDLISALHQEVPVPLVLHGSSGVADEDLATAVARGLTKINVATQLNKVFTAGVRDQLADRPDTVDPRKYLSAGREAVAGEVARLLRLLQH
- a CDS encoding 1-phosphofructokinase family hexose kinase, whose translation is MIVTVTANPALDVTYRVGALEPGAVIRPAEVRKRAGGKGVNVARVLHALGHPVLALGSVGGTDAELIREDLTAAGIPHRLTAIAGVTRRTTALVAPGEVTLVNEPGPRLSEVEWNELAEEVARQLDHASALVCSGSLPPGVPADGYARLIGLARKAGVPVVLDTSGDALREGIKAGPDVVKPNADELRELTDDPHELRARGAGAVLVSQGAEGMLAVTERGTWLARPSRALDGNTTGAGDAAVAGIALNLHQDWPAVLRHAVALSAAAVLGPLAGDVDLDHYRREVGAVTVEETHATGVNG
- a CDS encoding SIS domain-containing protein, producing the protein MDAEIASQPAHWRQAVELAADVEGLLPRPGRRVAVVGCGTSWFVAQAYAALRERAGLGETDAFAASEFPLGRRYDQVLAISRSGTTTEIHRLLGQLDTPATVLTGVPAEIEAVAGAVVDLSFSDERSVVQTRFATATLALLRAHLGENLDRAIADAERVLETTVDTDVRAAGQFTFLGTGWTVGLAAEAALKLREASVSWAESYPALEYRHGPISIAEPGRVTWMFGTAPEGLADQVRAAGALFVDDDLDPMADLVRAQRLAGALAADRGLDPDNPRNLTRSVVLA
- a CDS encoding helix-turn-helix domain-containing protein, translated to MKRTSFARWPCSIARTMDLFGDQWSPLVLRESFYGIRRFDDFQRELGIPRNTLADRLKRLVDEGLLEKRAYQDEPVRYDYLLTEMGRDFFDVLVVMSRWGDRWLSGPEGPPVRMHHLDCGHDTHAEVVCAACGEPLDPARIRMRTGPGYPEGLKDRPDVRRRFDDLTG
- a CDS encoding SRPBCC family protein, whose product is MEWTGARYADAPTIEQRIRIAAPPERVWELVSDIELQPRISTELQAVEWLDDGAPAIGARFVGRNEHPSFGKWETTSYVVGYEPGRTFAWAVSDPAKPSASWRFSLEPAEDGTELSQWMQMGPGPSGLSFAIERMPEKEQKIVFVRLRELENAILANLDAIKKLAEA
- a CDS encoding LLM class flavin-dependent oxidoreductase → MRTATTIEASGGPWPEVVDFVVEAEKLGLDVCWVAEAWGSDAPSPLGFLAARTERMLLGSGIIQLGTRTPAAIAQTAITLSNISGGRFLLGLGPSGPQVIEGLHGVPFARPLTRMRETVEIVRAAFTGEKLRHSGSAFEIPLPGEARPMRLSVKPEHPIPLYLATLSPRMLRLTGEIADGWLGTSFVPEGAAEAYFRHLDDGLASAGRTRADLDVCQGAEVAFAADEDALREMIAGRKMELAFSLGGMGSAGSNFYNDAYSRQGWAEVAAEVRSRWLSGDRTGAASVVTDEMVLGTTLIGTEEMVRERLAVWRDAGVDTVRLYPAGDTLDARLDTLGRALQLVGDLA
- a CDS encoding SDR family oxidoreductase, which gives rise to MTEQRVAVVTGGSRGIGREAAERLAADGMAVVVVYAGNEAEANAAVEKITAGGGRAIAARADVGDEQAVAAVFDRAEAEFGGVDVVVHAAGRMVLAPLADLDLAELDSMHHTNIRGTFVVDQQAARRVRDGGAIINFSTSVLALALPGYAGYAASKGAVEAITLILARELRGRDITVNAVAPGPTATALFLDGKDEETIARMAAQPPLNRLGTPADIAELVSFLAGPARWINGQVVRANGGIA